Genomic window (Chryseobacterium sp. H1D6B):
GCTAAAAAGAAAATGGCAACGAATGTAAGTACAGCAAAGAATCCTTCAACTCCGAATTCTCTGAAGTTTACTGCATAAGGATAAAAAAACACAATTTCAATATCGAATAGTACGAATAATACCGCAGTTAGAAAATACTTGATAGAAAATGGAGTCCTCGCATTTCCCTCTACAGGCACACCGCACTCCCAACTTTGGTTTTTTACAGAATTACCTTTCTTTTGCTGCGGGCCTAAGAAATGAGCTCCAAGCAAAGAAATGGCTACAAAACCAATGGCAACACCGGCTTGTATAAGGATCGGAATATAACTTTCAGGTAAATTCATTTTTGCATTATTATCTCAATCTGCAAATTTAGGGAATAAACAAGAAAGCATGAAATTAATCCGCTTAAATGTAGGATTAAAATTAGGAAAACTAGTAATTTAGAATCAATAAAAATTAGCTGTTGGTAATTATCTTTTTTGTGTATGTTTCCCCTTTTTTTGTACCCACTGTTAATAAGTATATTCCGTTTTCTATACCCGAAACATCTAATCTTTCAAGAGTGTTTTGATTGGAAAAATCTTTTATAAGCCTTCCTGAACTGTCAAACAGACGTATTGAAATTATTTGCCGTCTTTCAATATTTGTTTGGCAGATGATATTGTCTTTTGCTGGGTTGATTACATTGAAATAAGTGTCGGAAATACTGCTTTCCTTAACAGCTAAAGGTGTCGGTGAACATGTAGAGTTGGTAGAGGTTAAACTATAATTTGTGGCTGCACCAAAAACGGCATGAGCATAGGTTCTTATTGGGGCTCCTATCTGTCTGTGGACCATATCAATTTCGTATAAGGTAGAGTTCGGTCCTGGAAAAGTGTTAAAATTTATAATATAAGCTTTGGAAGATGTCTCAGAATTGACTGCAAAAGCTGCATATATATTGGGAATATTCAGATTCATAAATGGACAGCTTTGTGAAGGGTCTACCATATTGATTTCAAGTATCCCTGTAGTAGTGGCCAAAAAGAGTCTGCCTTCATAAAAGAAAAGATCTCCCCCTGGATATTGTCCGCTAGGCAGGCTGCCTAACGTTGTGAAAGTTCCTGAACTCGTATCATATCTGTACAATACATTAGAAAACCCTATGGCATATAAGAAATTTCCAGCATCTGAGGTTAATGAATTTATTTGAGTGTTGCCAAAATTGCCTAGAAATTCGCAATTGGAATTCAGAGTTGTTCTTTTGTATAAATATCCAGCATTAGTAACATAATAAAAATTGTTGAAAGCATCGATAGCAATATCCGTGTA
Coding sequences:
- a CDS encoding NADH-quinone oxidoreductase subunit A, producing the protein MNLPESYIPILIQAGVAIGFVAISLLGAHFLGPQQKKGNSVKNQSWECGVPVEGNARTPFSIKYFLTAVLFVLFDIEIVFFYPYAVNFREFGVEGFFAVLTFVAIFFLAFFYVWKRGALDWDK
- a CDS encoding T9SS type A sorting domain-containing protein, whose translation is MLKKIFFGIFLISIQLSSQEFYVNTVYSSNLNKILKLDISDTSETVQPFCPPSVITNENYTDIAIDAFNNFYYVTNAGYLYKRTTLNSNCEFLGNFGNTQINSLTSDAGNFLYAIGFSNVLYRYDTSSGTFTTLGSLPSGQYPGGDLFFYEGRLFLATTTGILEINMVDPSQSCPFMNLNIPNIYAAFAVNSETSSKAYIINFNTFPGPNSTLYEIDMVHRQIGAPIRTYAHAVFGAATNYSLTSTNSTCSPTPLAVKESSISDTYFNVINPAKDNIICQTNIERRQIISIRLFDSSGRLIKDFSNQNTLERLDVSGIENGIYLLTVGTKKGETYTKKIITNS